A single genomic interval of Pyrus communis chromosome 7, drPyrComm1.1, whole genome shotgun sequence harbors:
- the LOC137739399 gene encoding protein GAMETE EXPRESSED 3, giving the protein MEVVFLLMMILLIPTHSQTTQFQDKPVNDPSRRTSSRSRLSRPLIGRDGKVYACSDKDLLAFESNGSIAWTMHLNHTCNSDMAPVHGGRGQIYLVAGNKVIKINLLNNETSEPSAQVLLSTEPTKDEQGGVVGIAVSTLSSSIFVNVKNRGLFAYMTRGQLVWSAGPVIDLFGYRQGCRKNNADCYFNSVPVIDECEASIYISNTEGEIYSLSIRSPHFKWIQDLSCYDKVFTITAGNNGRLYVTVPVKALLLALDVSSGNVLWEGIIGPLSNSDYTPIVDSNGWISIGSLDGFLYSFSPTGILKKFSITTAVDSVIQVSPVLDCTGYAIYISQTKMEGKISHAVGEYTYVSAMKPKSVHITLYVPATGSIYWSDSYPGPLSSLMTQNDLRHFMLDERILLAFVAASSQKLMSSCSQVRPKLDGMYTGNGRAILLFLLFESAILVLLAGPVRFCCIFWSKKKLQGEKNLGSFLEKRRSLRLKKKTFDRTITELEQKAAVEAVTNAQVLEKLSNLLQKRQFIERKLSTTYSLGRDGGSSSPSKSLLPSYDGKKTRSVIHTLSDASSSSRESGSSGGGGESEWSCYESKGKAAAMEEESSSSDGLGFLAKTSASKAAASSPIESEPNIMIGTSRSLSLKRRRALSSTN; this is encoded by the exons ATGGAAGTTGTGTTCTTGTTGATGATGATCCTTTTGATACCTACCCATTCTCAAACCACACAATTCCAGGATAAACCAG TTAATGATCCGAGTAGAAGAACAAGTTCTCGTAGCCGGCTTTCGAGACCGCTAATCGGACGTGATGGGAAGGTTTATGCTTGCTCTGACaaagatttacttgcatttgAATCCAATGGGTCCATTGCTTGGACCATGCATTTGAACCATACCTGCAACTCCGATATGGCTCCGGTCCACGGTGGTAGAGGACAG ATTTATCTGGTTGCAGGTAACAAGGTGATTAAAATCAATTTGTTGAACAATGAAACTTCTGAACCGTCTGCACAAGTTTTGCTAAGTACTGAGCCAACTAAAGACGAACAAGGTGGGGTTGTTGGGATTGCAGTTAGCACATTGAGTTCATCGATCTTTGTAAATGTCAAAAATCGGGGACTCTTCGCGTACATGACACGGGGGCAGTTGGTCTGGAGTGCGGGACCTGTCATCGATCTATTTGGTTATCGCCAAGGTTGTAGGAAGAACAATGCAGATTGTTATTTCAACTCCGTCCCTGTGATTGATGAATGCGAGGCTAGTATATAT ATCTCGAATACTGAAGGTGAGATCTACTCGCTATCAATTCGTAGTCCTCACTTCAAATGGATCCAGGATTTAAGTTGTTACGATAAAGTTTTCACGATAACCGCTGGAAACAACGGTAGATTGTATGTTACTGTACCAGTTAAGGCTCTATTGTTGGCGCTAGATGTTTCTTCAGGAAATGTGTTGTGGGAGGGAATTATTGGTCCATTAAGTAACTCAGACTACACGCCGATTGTTGATTCTAATG GTTGGATATCTATTGGTTCCTTGGATGGGTTCCTATACTCATTTTCACCAACCGGGATTCTCAAGAAATTCTCGATAACAACTGCAGTGGACTCGGTGATCCAAGTCAGTCCTGTACTCGACTGCACTGGTTATGCAATTTATATCTCTCAGACGAAGATGGAGGGGAAGATCAGCCATGCCGTAGGTGAATATACTTATGTGTCAGCAATGAAACCGAAAAGTGTTCATATTACCTTGTATGTTCCAGCCACCGGATCCATCTACTGGTCCGATAGCTATCCTG GTCCGTTGTCATCCTTAATGACTCAGAATGATCTTCGCCATTTTATGCTAGACGAGAGGATTCTTCTTGCATTTGTCGCTGCTTCAA GTCAAAAGCTTATGTCTAGCTGCTCCCAAGTAAGGCCGAAGCTGGACGGCATGTACACTG GTAATGGAAGGGCAATACTTTTGTTCCTGCTTTTCGAATCTGCAATCTTGGTACTACTAGCTGGACCAGTGCGATTCTGCTGCATATTCTGGAGTAAAAAGAAGCTTCAAGGCGAAAAAAACCTCGGAAGTTTTCTTGAAAAGAGA CGCTCTCTCCGACTCAAAAAGAAGACGTTCGACAGGACGATCACAGAGCTCGAGCAAAAAGCCGCGGTCGAAGCAGTGACCAACGCACAAGTGCTTGAGAAACTGTCAAATCTGTTACAGAAAAGGCAATTCATAGAGAGGAAGCTCTCAACAACATATAGTTTGGGCAGAGATGGCGGCAGCAGCTCGCCGTCGAAATCTCTTCTTCCATCATACGACGGGAAGAAAACAAGGAGTGTAATCCACACATTGAGTGATGCATCATCGTCCTCCAGAGAAAGCGGCAGCAGCGGCGGAGGAGGAGAGAGTGAGTGGAGTTGCTACGAAAGCAAGGGGAAGGCAGCTGCAATGGAAGAAGAGAGTAGTTCAAGTGATGGGTTAGGGTTTCTGGCAAAGACAAGTGCATCAAAGGCAGCTGCATCAAGCCCTATAGAATCTGAACCAAATATAATGATTGGTACCAGTAGGAGCTTGTCGCTGAAGAGGAGAAGGGCTTTGTCGTCAACTAATTAG
- the LOC137739707 gene encoding uncharacterized protein — translation MESENFISLPDSGDSVIENAGHESDVQHEVKENGEILGHESDVQCEVQANSEKLRHESGVQYEVSHCMLESNLEKELVDGDSDMEIEDINNLPALNSSRSANEEIKLVGNKNGDAHFIQSETVTVAGESNVLFPKVHENGCLPVQDSRTFEVHKKGGTSISGVKRARMTVDEQKASVRVTFDSLTRASKQKLEELLQQWSEWHAKHVSSSQDSIEVVESGEETFFPALHVGIEKTSAVSFWMDNQTQKADNNESNLLDNKDVPLYDRGYALGLTLAGSSINAEGGLEIIDDASRCFNCGSYSHSLKNCPKPRNHAAVNSARKQLKSKRNQNANSRNPTRYYQDSPAGKYDGLRPGALDSETRKLLGLGEFDPPPWLNRMREIGYPPGYLDVDDEDQPSGIIIYADGEIKEEQEDGEIVQTDYADPERKKTVEFPGVNAPIPENADERLWAPGHSIGDLSRNRSHSRISHHSEPVSRGHHREQRWSRDYGDDGPPGVDPGFAPSNYPPRYGSYDYGYNSHSSSASAPRSPTFGRSQSERGRRISSFNEGSFPYSNSRHSPKDYGAGNTESWNDESRNDYDLDNSSYSRDRLDRYRHHRWR, via the exons ATGGAATCCGAGAATTTTATCAGCCTCCCTGATTCTGGTGATTCTGTCATCGAGAATGCGGGGCATGAAAGCGATGTTCAACATGAAGTTAAAGAAAACGGGGAGATTCTGGGGCATGAAAGTGATGTTCAATGTGAAGTTCAAGCTAACAGTGAGAAACTGAGGCATGAAAGTGGTGTTCAATATGAAGTTAGCCATTGCATGCTGGAATCAAACCTTGAAAAAGAATTGGTCGATGGTGATTCAGATATGGAAATCGAGGACATAAACAACCTTCCTGCCTTGAACAGTTCTCGTTCGGCAAATGAAGAAATCAAATTAGTGGGTAACAAGAACGGGGATGCTCATTTTATACAGTCTGAAACTGTTACAGTTGCAGGGGAGTCAAATGTTTTGTTCCCAAAGGTGCATGAGAATGGTTGCCTTCCAGTCCAAGATTCAAGGACCTTTGAAGTCCACAAAAAGGGTGGCACTT CAATATCAGGTGTTAAGAGAGCTAGAATGACAGTTGATGAACAGAAAGCTTCAGTTCGTGTGACATTTGATTCATTGACAAG AGCTAGTAAACAAAAGCTTGAGGAACTATTACAGCAGTGGTCAGAGTGGCATGCAAAGCATGTTTCTTCATCTCAA GATTCTATTGAAGTAGTGGAATCAGGTGAAGAGACCTTCTTTCCAGCTCTTCATGTTGGCATAGAGAAGACATCTGCGGTG TCTTTTTGGATGGACAACCAAACACAGAAAGCAGATAACAACGAATCCAACCTTTTGGATAACAAAGACGTGCCCCTGTATGATCGTGGTTATGCCTTAGGTTTGACTTTGGCTGGTAGCTCAATTAATGCAGAGGG AGGCTTGGAGATTATAGATGATGCAAGTCGTTGTTTCAATTGTGGCTCTTATAGTCATTCGTTGAAAAATTGCCCAAAGCCTCGTAACCATGCTGCTGTCAACAGTGCTCGTAAACAGCTAAAGTCCAAACGTAATCAAAATGCTAATTCCCGTAATCCAACACGATATTATCAGGATTCTCCAGCTGGAAAGTATGATGGTTTAAGGCCTGGTGCTCTCGATTCTGAGACACGGAAGCTTTTGGGGCTTGGG GAGTTTGATCCACCGCCTTGGCTTAACAGAATGCGAGAAATTGGTTACCCACCGGGATATCTAG ATGTAGATGATGAGGATCAGCCATCAGGCATAATAATTTATGCTGATGGGGAAATTAAGGAAGAACAGGAGGACGGTGAAATTGTTCAGACAGACTATGCTGACCCGGAGAGGAAAAAGACAGTCGAATTTCCAGGAGTAAACGCACCAATCCCAGAAAATGCTGATGAGAGGCTTTGGGCACCTGGACATTCAATTGGAGATCTCTCTAGGAACCGTTCACACAGCAGAATAAGCCATCATTCGGAACCTGTCAGCAGAGGGCATCACCGCGAGCAAAGGTGGTCCAGGGATTATGGAGACGATGGGCCTCCTGGTGTTGACCCAGGTTTTGCGCCATCTAACTACCCTCCAAGATATGGTAGTTATGATTACGGTTACAACTCTCACAGTTCAAGTGCTTCAGCACCAAGAAGTCCTACCTTCGGAAGGTCCCAGTCAGAGAGAGGTCGAAGAATCTCTTCGTTCAATGAAGGTTCTTTTCCTTACTCCAATTCTCGTCATTCACCAAAGGATTATGGCGCGGGGAATACTGAAAGTTGGAATGATGAAAGCAGGAATGACTACGACCTTGATAATTCAAGTTATAGTAGGGATAGGCTAGACAGGTATCGCCATCACCGTTGGAGGTAA